From the genome of Gracilinanus agilis isolate LMUSP501 chromosome 2, AgileGrace, whole genome shotgun sequence, one region includes:
- the LOC123234325 gene encoding pulmonary surfactant-associated protein A-like, with protein sequence MTLSSLVLVLTFLGPSLVMGGLESCSGSPGIPGTPGAPGLPGRDGRDGVKGDPGPPGPMGPPGGMPGLPGRDGLTGAPGSVGERGEKGQQGEPGPPGLPAYLDEELQSVLQDFRQRILQSIGVLSLQGTILQVGEKVFSTNGQSVNFQGITETCAKAGGTVATPKNAEENAAIMSLVRKYNSYAYLGLAEGKTPGKFYYLNGSPVNYTNWYSGEPAGKGREPCVEMYKDGTWNDKSCLQYRLTVCEF encoded by the exons ATGACCCTGTCCTCACTGGTCCTGGTCCTGACATTCCTGGGGCCTTCCCTGGTCATGGGTGGCTTAGAATCATGTTCTGGAAGTCCAGGTATCCCAGGAACCCCTGGTGCTCCAGGATTGCCTGGCAGAGATGGTCGGGATGGTGTCAAAGGAGACCCTGGACCACCAG GGCCCATGGGACCACCTGGAGGCATGCCAGGGCTTCCTGGAAGGGACGGGCTGACTGGAGCTCCTGGAAGTGTGGGTGAACGAGGTGAAAAGGGTCAGCAGGGTGAGCCAGGACCTCCAG GGTTGCCTGCTTATTTAGATGAAGAGTTACAGTCTGTACTCCAGGACTTCAGACAGCGCATCCTACAGTCAATTGGAG TTCTCAGCTTGCAAGGCACCATTTTGCAGGTGGGTGAAAAGGTCTTTTCTACAAATGGTCAGTCAGTGAATTTCCAGGGGATCACTGAGACATGTGCCAAGGCAGGTGGCACTGTCGCCACTCCAAAAAATGCAGAAGAGAATGCTGCTATCATGAGCCTGGTGCGGAAGTACAACTCATATGCTTACCTAGGCCTGGCAGAAGGGAAGACACCAGGGAAATTCTACTATCTCAATGGAAGCCCAGTAAACTATACCAACTGGTACTCAGGGGAGCCCGCAGGGAAAGGACGGGAGCCTTGTGTGGAAATGTACAAAGATGGCACCTGGAATGACAAGAGCTGTCTGCAGTACCGCCTCACTGTCTGTGAGTTCTGA